The following proteins are co-located in the Helicobacter acinonychis genome:
- the fliH gene encoding flagellar assembly protein FliH, with the protein MSLNSRKNLIQKDHLNKHDIQKYEFKSMANLPPKTNPNHASLETPISQEPLEKKVIENDLIDCLLKKTDELSSHLVKLQMQFEKAQEESKSLIENAKNDGYKIGFKEGEEKMRNELTHGVNEEKNQLLHAITALDEKMKSSENHLMALEKELSAIAIDMAKEVILKEVEDNSQKVALALAEELLKSVLDATDIHLKVNPLDYPYLNEHLQNASKIKLESNEAISKGGVMITSSNGSLDGSLMERFRTLKESVLDNFKV; encoded by the coding sequence ATATCGTTGAATAGCCGTAAAAATTTGATCCAAAAAGACCATTTGAATAAACATGACATTCAAAAATACGAATTTAAGAGTATGGCGAATTTACCCCCTAAAACTAACCCCAATCACGCTTCTTTAGAAACGCCTATCTCACAAGAGCCTTTGGAAAAAAAAGTGATAGAAAATGATTTGATAGATTGTTTATTGAAAAAAACCGATGAGCTTTCAAGCCATTTGGTGAAATTGCAAATGCAATTTGAAAAAGCTCAAGAAGAGAGCAAATCTTTGATTGAAAACGCTAAAAACGATGGCTATAAAATCGGCTTTAAAGAGGGCGAAGAAAAAATGCGTAACGAGCTCACTCACGGCGTGAATGAAGAAAAAAACCAGCTTTTGCATGCGATCACCGCTTTAGATGAAAAAATGAAAAGTTCAGAAAATCATTTAATGGCTTTAGAAAAAGAACTGAGCGCGATTGCGATAGATATGGCTAAAGAAGTGATCCTTAAAGAAGTGGAAGACAACAGCCAAAAAGTGGCTCTCGCTTTGGCTGAAGAGCTATTAAAAAGTGTTTTAGACGCAACGGATATTCATTTAAAAGTCAATCCTTTGGATTATCCTTATTTAAACGAGCATTTACAAAACGCTTCCAAAATCAAATTAGAGAGTAATGAGGCTATTTCTAAAGGAGGCGTTATGATCACTAGTTCTAATGGGAGCCTTGATGGGAGTTTAATGGAGCGCTTTAGAACGCTTAAAGAAAGCGTTTTGGATAATTTTAAGGTGTGA